In the genome of Sebastes umbrosus isolate fSebUmb1 chromosome 14, fSebUmb1.pri, whole genome shotgun sequence, one region contains:
- the atxn7l3 gene encoding ataxin-7-like protein 3 isoform X1, whose translation MKMEDMPLSGPDNTRLEALVHDIYSELVEDACLGLCFEVHRAVKQGSFFLDETDQESMKEFEIVDQPGVDIFGQVYNQWKNKECECPNCKRLIAASRFAPHLEKCLGMGRNSSRIANRRLASNNNMSKSESDQEDNDDLNDNDWSYGAEKKAKKRKADKNQNSPRRSKSLKHKNGDLGSSVSADPYKYNYNTGISYETLGPDEVRSLLTTQCGVISEHTKKMCTRSLRCPQHTDEQRRAVRVFLLGPSAPSLPDVDAVVESDSFDIPDGQTLMSRLQWEDSPDISPADSASSKASTNHSDSRRPKKKKRTSLGLNSGGLGGVVGGNLTGGSSSSSSQSNISLSTKKKRPKLSAPSISSIYDDIN comes from the exons atgaaaatggAGGATATGCCCCTGTCAGGCCCAGACAACACCAGGCTGGAG GCCTTGGTCCATGACATCTACTCTGAGCTGGTGGAAGATGCCTGTTTGGGTCTGTGTTTTGAGGTTCACCGTGCTGTGAAACAGGGCAGTTTCTTTCTGGATGAAACGGACCAAGAGAGCATGAAGGAGTTCG AAATTGTGGATCAGCCAGGCGTGGACATATTTGGCCAGGTGTACAATCAGTGGAAAAACAAAGAGTGTGAGTGCCCGAACTGCAAAAGATTGATAGCAGCTTCTCGCTTCGCCCCGCACTTGGAGAAGTGTCTCGGCATGGGACGCAACAGCAGTCGCATCGCCAACCGCAG GCTAGCCAGCAATAACAACATGAGCAAATCAGAGAGTGATCAGGAAGACAACGATGACCTCAATGATAACGACTGGTCGTATGGGGCAGAGAAAAAAG CCAAGAAGAGAAAGGCAGATAAG AATCAAAATTCCCCAAGAAGATCCAAATctctaaaacataaaaatg GTGATCTTGGGAGCAGCGTCAGTGCAGATCCTTACAAG TACAACTATAATACCGGCATCAGTTATGAAACTTTAGGCCCTGATGAAGTCCGATCCCTTTTAACAACG CAATGTGGGGTGATCTCTGAGCACACCAAGAAGATGTGTACCAG GTCTTTGCGATGTCCCCAGCACACGGACGAGCAGAGGAGGGCCGTCAGGGTGTTCCTCCTGGGGCCGTCTGC GCCGTCGCTGCCCGATGTAGACGCTGTGGTGGAGAGCGACAGCTTTGACATTCCAGATGGACAGACGCTGATGAGCCGCCTGCAGTGGGAAGACTCCCCGGACATCTCACCCGCTGACTCCGCCTCATCTAAAGCCA GCACCAACCATTCAGATTCAAGGAGGCccaagaaaaagaagaggacgTCTCTTGGTTTGAATAGTGGAGGATTAGGAGGAGTAGTAGGAGGAAATCTGactggaggcagcagcagcagcagctctcagaGTAATATCAGCTTATCGACCAAAAAAAAGAGGCCCAAACTCTCAGCACCTTCTATTTCCAGTATCTATGATGACATAAACTAG
- the atxn7l3 gene encoding ataxin-7-like protein 3 isoform X2 → MKMEDMPLSGPDNTRLEALVHDIYSELVEDACLGLCFEVHRAVKQGSFFLDETDQESMKEFEIVDQPGVDIFGQVYNQWKNKECECPNCKRLIAASRFAPHLEKCLGMGRNSSRIANRRLASNNNMSKSESDQEDNDDLNDNDWSYGAEKKAKKRKADKNQNSPRRSKSLKHKNGDLGSSVSADPYKYNYNTGISYETLGPDEVRSLLTTQCGVISEHTKKMCTRPSLPDVDAVVESDSFDIPDGQTLMSRLQWEDSPDISPADSASSKASTNHSDSRRPKKKKRTSLGLNSGGLGGVVGGNLTGGSSSSSSQSNISLSTKKKRPKLSAPSISSIYDDIN, encoded by the exons atgaaaatggAGGATATGCCCCTGTCAGGCCCAGACAACACCAGGCTGGAG GCCTTGGTCCATGACATCTACTCTGAGCTGGTGGAAGATGCCTGTTTGGGTCTGTGTTTTGAGGTTCACCGTGCTGTGAAACAGGGCAGTTTCTTTCTGGATGAAACGGACCAAGAGAGCATGAAGGAGTTCG AAATTGTGGATCAGCCAGGCGTGGACATATTTGGCCAGGTGTACAATCAGTGGAAAAACAAAGAGTGTGAGTGCCCGAACTGCAAAAGATTGATAGCAGCTTCTCGCTTCGCCCCGCACTTGGAGAAGTGTCTCGGCATGGGACGCAACAGCAGTCGCATCGCCAACCGCAG GCTAGCCAGCAATAACAACATGAGCAAATCAGAGAGTGATCAGGAAGACAACGATGACCTCAATGATAACGACTGGTCGTATGGGGCAGAGAAAAAAG CCAAGAAGAGAAAGGCAGATAAG AATCAAAATTCCCCAAGAAGATCCAAATctctaaaacataaaaatg GTGATCTTGGGAGCAGCGTCAGTGCAGATCCTTACAAG TACAACTATAATACCGGCATCAGTTATGAAACTTTAGGCCCTGATGAAGTCCGATCCCTTTTAACAACG CAATGTGGGGTGATCTCTGAGCACACCAAGAAGATGTGTACCAG GCCGTCGCTGCCCGATGTAGACGCTGTGGTGGAGAGCGACAGCTTTGACATTCCAGATGGACAGACGCTGATGAGCCGCCTGCAGTGGGAAGACTCCCCGGACATCTCACCCGCTGACTCCGCCTCATCTAAAGCCA GCACCAACCATTCAGATTCAAGGAGGCccaagaaaaagaagaggacgTCTCTTGGTTTGAATAGTGGAGGATTAGGAGGAGTAGTAGGAGGAAATCTGactggaggcagcagcagcagcagctctcagaGTAATATCAGCTTATCGACCAAAAAAAAGAGGCCCAAACTCTCAGCACCTTCTATTTCCAGTATCTATGATGACATAAACTAG
- the tmub2 gene encoding transmembrane and ubiquitin-like domain-containing protein 2 translates to MAVCALTMLDGMETEVTAAGGVLLLVLALVFAWLSTHVADRGDHILGTILTVGAHASLIGLGGHDSYSGGSPGADAPEQQAPQPSQENKPDDGEPGPERGEGEGTGEGAEGLRTDLLLDIQSKQPQAGRLHTSDEEEDDEEDDDEMELEEEDKKIIKHIPVLSSTISTPITTTTATSISVRLKYLNDTEEVAVVEPQDTVGVLKSKYFSGREHQIKLIYRGQLLQDPKKTLFSLNVTHNSVIHCHISQALHEDDTPEEGAQSGAGAGVGSGSSGGFRAAGVAISTSSLVVPVFVVILAVVWYFRINYRQFFTAPATISLVGVTVFFSFLIFGMHSR, encoded by the exons GATGGAGACTGAGGTAACGGCAGCAGGTGGCGTGTTGCTCCTGGTCCTGGCCCTCGTCTTCGCTTGGCTCTCGACTCACGTGGCCGACCGGGGAGACCACATACTGGGCACCATCCTCACCGTGGGCGCTCACGCCTCTCTGATCGGACTGGGAGGCCACGACAGCTACAGCGGAGGGTCTCCCGGCGCTGACGCCCCGGAGCAGCAGGCTCCTCAGCCTTCTCAGGAGAACAAGCCGGACGACGGCGAGCCGGGgcctgagagaggagagggcgAGGGGACTGGGGAGGGAGCTGAGGGGCTTAGGACTGATCTCCTGCTGGACATACAGAGCAAACAACCACAGGCTGGAAGACTGCATACttcagatgaggaggaggatgatgaggaggatgacgatgagatggagctggaggaggaagatAAAAAGATTATAAAGCATATCCCAGTGTTGTCCAGCACCATCTCCACCCCCATCACCACCACTACTGCCACTTCCATCTCTGTCCGTCTGAAGTATTTAAATGACACGGAGGAGGTAGCTGTTGTAGAACCACAGGATACTGTGGGAGTACTGAAAAG taAATACTTCTCAGGTCGGGAGCATCAAATAAAACTCATCTACCGGGGCCAGTTGCTGCAGGATCCCAAGAAGACTCTGTTTTCCCTAAACGTCACACACAACAGCGTGATCCACTGCCACATCTCCCAGGCCTTGCACGAGGATGATACCCCAGAGGAAGGGGCTCAGTCCGGGGCCGGAGCAGGAGTCGGGTCTGGGTCCTCCGGAGGGTTCAGGGCCGCCGGCGTGGCCATCAGCACCAGCAGCCTGGTGGTGCCCGTGTTCGTGGTGATACTGGCCGTGGTGTGGTACTTCCGCATCAACTACAGGCAGTTCTTCACCGCCCCTGCGACCATCTCCCTGGTGGGAGTCACTGTGTTCTTCAGCTTTCTGATATTTGGGATGCACAGCCGCTGA